A single genomic interval of Pan paniscus chromosome 18, NHGRI_mPanPan1-v2.0_pri, whole genome shotgun sequence harbors:
- the LOC129394168 gene encoding LOW QUALITY PROTEIN: large ribosomal subunit protein eL15-like (The sequence of the model RefSeq protein was modified relative to this genomic sequence to represent the inferred CDS: substituted 2 bases at 2 genomic stop codons): MGAYKYIHELWRKKQSDVMSFLLRVRCWQYRQLSALHRAPRPTRPDKVHQLGYKIKQGYVIYGIRILRDGRKCSVPKGATYGKPVHHGINXSLQLIAEEXVGRHCGALRVLNSYWMGEDSTHKFFEVILIDPFHKAIRRNPDTQWITKPVHKHKEMRGLACAGQKSHGLGKGRKFHHTIGGSCRAAWRRRNTLNLRCYH, from the coding sequence ATGGGTGCATACAAGTACATCCACGAGCTGTGGAGGAAGAAGCAGTCTGATGTCATGAGCTTTCTTCTGAGGGTCCGCTGCTGGCAGTACCGCCAGCTCTCTGCTCTCCACAGGGCTCCCCGCCCCACCCGGCCCGATAAAGTGCACCAACTAGGCTACAAGATCAAGCAAGGTTATGTTATATACGGGATTCGTATTCTCCGTGACGGCCGAAAATGCTCAGTTCCTAAGGGTGCAACTTACGGCAAGCCTGTCCATCATGGTATTAACTGAAGCCTACAGTTGATTGCAGAGGAGTGAGTTGGACGCCACTGTGGGGCTCTAAGAGTCCTGAATTCTTACTGGATGGGTGAAGATTCCACACACAAATTTTTTGAGGTTATCCTCATTGATCCATTCCATAAAGCTATCAGAAGAAATCCTGACACCCAGTGGATCACCAAACCAGTCCACAAGCACAAGGAGATGCGTGGCCTGGCATGTGCAGGCCAAAAGAGCCATGGCCTTGGAAAGGGCCGTAAGTTCCACCACACTATTGGTGGTTCTTGCCGGGCAGCTTGGAGAAGGCGCAATACTCTCAATCTCCGCTGTTACCACTAA